From the genome of bacterium, one region includes:
- a CDS encoding DUF4143 domain-containing protein yields the protein MDAAGSYMARVVDAQMEDKLRSLPVVLVEGTRGCGKTTTSQQFAASQVLFDEDETARGHAAQGTLPLLEGPHPMLLDEWPLVAGLWDRVRRASDRLGRPGRFILSASAQPSDYIIRHSGTGRVGRVAMRPMSLWESGASTGTVSLGDLIDRGLEAEYRPSARRPLAPVDQLRNIIDWLLRGGWPLTQTMAARDAQEFARDYLDEVCRVDVAKASGTRHNPQGVQRLLVSVARNSASEASATTLASDMGDSTAARQTLSIYLDALRRIFVYESQPAWSARLLSRTPLRSAPKHHLVDPSLAAAAVGASAEALFNDRTALGLLFESMAIRDLRVYAQANRSTVFHYRDKSKLEVDAVIERDDGQWIAAEVKLGAPDSIDRAARSLLELSAKVDTSSTGPPKTLIVVTSTGQPYMRHDGVGVVPITALRP from the coding sequence GTGGATGCTGCCGGTTCCTACATGGCCCGAGTGGTTGACGCCCAGATGGAGGACAAACTTCGCTCTCTGCCCGTCGTTCTTGTGGAGGGCACGCGGGGCTGCGGCAAGACCACCACCTCGCAGCAGTTCGCGGCGAGTCAAGTGCTCTTCGACGAGGATGAGACAGCGCGAGGGCATGCGGCGCAGGGGACGCTGCCGCTGCTGGAGGGCCCACACCCGATGCTGCTGGATGAATGGCCGCTCGTGGCCGGGCTGTGGGATCGGGTACGGCGCGCCAGTGACCGGCTGGGGCGGCCGGGCCGGTTCATACTCTCCGCGTCGGCGCAACCCAGCGACTACATCATCAGGCATTCCGGCACCGGGCGGGTGGGACGCGTCGCGATGCGGCCGATGTCTCTTTGGGAGAGCGGCGCCTCGACGGGCACGGTGAGCCTGGGGGATCTCATCGATCGCGGCCTCGAGGCAGAGTACAGGCCCTCGGCGAGGAGGCCCCTGGCTCCGGTGGACCAACTCCGGAACATCATCGACTGGTTGCTGCGCGGCGGGTGGCCGCTCACCCAGACCATGGCTGCCCGGGATGCCCAAGAGTTCGCGCGCGACTACTTGGACGAGGTGTGCCGCGTCGACGTGGCCAAGGCGAGCGGCACCAGGCACAATCCCCAAGGCGTGCAGCGACTGCTCGTTTCGGTGGCTCGCAACAGCGCGTCGGAAGCCAGCGCGACGACCCTCGCGTCGGACATGGGCGACAGCACCGCGGCCCGCCAGACATTGAGCATCTACCTCGACGCTCTCAGGAGGATCTTCGTCTACGAGAGTCAGCCGGCTTGGAGCGCCCGACTGCTCTCGCGCACCCCGCTGCGATCGGCCCCCAAACACCATCTGGTCGACCCGTCGCTCGCCGCCGCCGCTGTCGGCGCGAGCGCGGAGGCCCTGTTCAACGATCGGACCGCTCTTGGACTGCTGTTCGAGTCGATGGCCATACGCGATCTACGGGTCTACGCCCAGGCAAACAGGAGCACGGTCTTCCACTACCGCGACAAGTCGAAGCTGGAAGTCGATGCCGTGATAGAGCGCGACGACGGCCAGTGGATCGCCGCCGAAGTGAAACTGGGCGCACCGGACTCCATCGACAGAGCGGCCCGGTCGTTGCTGGAACTCAGCGCCAAGGTCGACACGAGCAGCACGGGCCCGCCTAAAACTCTCATCGTGGTGACCTCCACCGGCCAGCCATACATGCGACACGACGGCGTCGGCGTCGTACCCATCACCGCGCTCAGGCCGTAA